GTCGACGAAGCCCGCCGCGAGGCGGAGGCCCACCGGCAGGTGAAGCAGGAGATGCTCCGTCCCTTCGACCTGGGCCGAGGGCCGTTGATCCGCACCCGGCTGTTCACGCTCAAGGAGCGCGAGCACGTCCTCGTGGTGACGATGCACCACATCGTGTCGGACGGCTGGTCGCTGGGCGTGTTGATCCGTGAGCTGGGCGCGCTCTACGGGGCCTTCGCCTCGGGACAGCCGTCCCCCCTGCCCGAGCTGCCCGTGCAGTACGCGCGCTACGCGTCCTGGCAGCGCGGCCGGCTTCAGGGCGAGGTCCTGGCGCGGCAGGTGGACTACTGGAAGCGGAAGCTCGACGGCGCGCCGCCCGTGCTGGAGCTGCCCACGGATCGCCCGCGTCCGCCCGAGCGCGGCATCGCGGGCGCGAAGTACGCCTTCACCCTGTCCCGGTCGCTGACCGGGGCGCTCAAGGCCCTGGCCCAGCGCGAAGGGGCCTCGCTGTACATGGTGCTGCTGGCCGGGTGGCAGGTGCTGATGGCGCGCTACAGCGGCCAGCAGGACATCAGCGTGGGCTCCCCCATCGCGGGCCGCATGCGCGCGGAGCTGGAGGGGCTCATCGGCTTCTTCGTCAACACGCTCGTGCTGCGAGCGAACGTGGACGGCGCCCTGTCCTTCCGGCGGTTGCTCGCCCAGGTGCGGGAAACGGTGCTGGATGCGTACGAGCACCAGGAGGTCCCGTTCGAGAAGCTGGTGGAGGCGCTCCAGCCCGAGCGCAGCCGCAGCCACACGCCGCTCTTCCAGACGATGCTCGCGCTCCAGAACATGCCGCTGGGCGAGCTGCGGCTGCCGGACCTGGTGCTCCAGCCGGTGACGGTGGAGAGTCCCATCGCGCAGTTCGACCTGAGCGCATCGTTCATGGAGCTGCCTCAGGGCCTCTCCGGCACGCTGGAATACAGCACGGAGCTGTTCGACGCGGGCACCGTCCAGCGGATGGTCTCGCACCTCATCACGCTGTTCGAAGGCGCGGTCGCGCGCCCGGACACGCACGTGTCCCGCCTGCCCCTGCTGACCGGCGCCGAGCGCCGCGAGATGCTGGTGGAGTGGAACGCCACGCGCGCGCCGTTCCCTGACGCCTGCCTGCATGCGCTCTTCGAGTCACAGGTCCGTCGCGCGCCCGAGGCCGTGGCCGCGGTCTTCGAGGGAACGCAACTGACGTACGCGCAGTTGGACGCGCGCGCCAATCAGCTCGCCCATGCCCTGCGTCGCCGGGGTGTGGGCCCGGAGTCCCGCGTCGCGCTCAGCGTCGAGCGTTCGCTCGACATCGTCATCGGACTGCTCGGCATCCTGAAGGCCGGCGGCGCCTGGGTGCCCGTGGATCCGCTCCTGCCCCGCGAGCGCCTGGCCTTCATGCTGGAGGACAGCGCGGCCCAGGTGCTCGTCACCCAGCAGCCGCTGGTGGCCCGGTTCCCGGAAGCGCTGCATGTCCGCGTGCTCTGCCTGGATGCGGAGCGCGAGGCGCTTGCCCAGGAGCCGACGGACGCACCCATGACGGGCGTGACGCCCGCGAACATGGCGTACCTGCTCTACACCTCGGGCAGCACCGGGACGCCCAAGGGCACGGCGGTGGAGCACCGCGGCGTGGCCAATCTCGTCACCCACGAAGCTGTGGCCTACGGCATCGGCCCCGGCAGCCGTGTGTTGCAGTTCGCCAGTCTCAGCTTCGACCTGTCCGTGGAGGAGATCTTCACCACGCTCTGCAACGGCGCCACGCTGGTGCTCGCGCCGCTGGAGAAGCTGATGCCGGGAGCGCCGCTGCCCGTGCTGCTGCGTGAGCAGGAGTTGAGTGTCGTCAGCCTCACCCCTGCTGCGCTGGCGGTCACGTCCCCCGAGGCCCTGCCCGAGGTGCGCACCGTCATCTCCGGCGGTGATGCCCTGCCCGCGGAGGTCGTCGCGCGTTGGGCTCCGGGGCGGCGCCTGCTCAACACCTACGGCCCGACGGAAGCCACGGTCATCGCCACACTGGGCGAAGTGGTGGCGGATGGGGCCGTACCGTCCATCGGCAGGCCGCTGGCGAACGTGCGCGTCTACGTGCTGGACCCGCATGGGCAGCCGGTGCCCGTGGGCGTGCGCGGTGAGCTGCACATCGGTGGCGTGGGCGTGGCGCGTGGCTACGCGGGACGCCCGGGGCTCACCGCTGAACGCTTCGTGCCGGACGCCTTCTCGGGTGAAGAGGGCGCCCGTCTCTACCGTACGGGCGACGTGGTGCGCTGGCGTGCGGACGGCCGGTTGGACTTCGTCGGCCGCCTGGACTCCCAGGTGAAGGTGCGCGGCTTCCGCATCGAGCTGGGCGAGGTCGAAACCGCGCTCGCGCGGCAGCCGGGCGTGAGCGAGGCCGTGGCGCTGGTGCGGGGCGACGGCGCTGACAAGCGGCTCGTGGGCTACGTCGTGGCGAAGGAGGGCCACTCGCTGGACGTGGACACGCTGCGCGCGGGCCTGGGCCAGGGGATGCCGGAGTACATGGTTCCGGGAGCGCTGATGGTGCTGGACGCACTGCCGCTCAACGCGAATGGCAAGGTGGACCGCAAGGCCCTGCCGGAGCCGGAGGCCGCGCGCGGGAGCGACGCCCATGTGGCGCCTCGCACCGTGACGGAGGCGAAGCTCGCGTCCATCTGGGCGGAGGTCCTGCGTTTGGAGCGCGTGGGCGTGAAGGACAACTTCTTCGCGCTGGGCGGCCACTCGCTGCTGGCGACGCAGGTGGTGTCGCGCATCCGCACGTCGTTGGGCGTGGAGATGCCGCTGCGCCTGCTGTTCGAAGCGTTCACAGTGGAGGCGCTGGCGCAGCGGATCGAGCAACTGGGACGCTCCGGTGTGCCCACGCTGAGCGCCGGAGCGCGTCCGGCGTCGCTGCCGCTGTCCTTCGCGCAGCAGCGCTTGTGGTTCATCGACCAGTTGGAGCCGGGAAGCTCGCTCTACAACGTGCCCACCGTGGTGCGGCTGGAGGGCGACCTGGACGCCTCGGCGCTGGAGCAGGCCCTGCGGGAGGTCGTGCAGCGGCACGAAGCCCTGCGCACGACGTTCGAGGAGGAGGCGGGCCAGCCCGTCCAGCGCATCCGCGCGTCCGTGGACGTGCCGTTGAACACCGTCGACCTGTCCACCTCCGAGGCCGAGCGGGAGGACGTGGCCCGTCAGCGGGTGCTGGAGGAGATTGCGAAGCCCTTCGACCTGATGCGGGGACCGCTCCTGCGGGCGCTGCTGGTGCGCCTGGATGCGCGCGACCACCTGCTCGTGGTCACGATGCACCACGCCGTGTCGGACGGCTGGTCCGTGGGCGTCCTGCTCCGTGAACTGGGGACGCTGTACACCGCGCGGGCCATGGGCCATGCGTTGACGCTGCCGCCGCTGCCGTTGCAGTACGCGGATTACGCGGCCTGGCAGCGCGACTGGCTGCGGGATGAGACCCTGGCGCGCGAGGTGGACTACTGGAAGCAGTCGCTGACGGGAGCGCCGCCGGTGCTGGAGCTGCCGACGGACCGTCCGCGTCCGGCGGTGCGCACCAACGCCGGTACGACGTTGGGCTTCACGCTGCCGCTGGAGTTGTCCCAGAAGCTGGGCGCGCTGGCCCGGAGTGAAGGCACGTCGCTGTTCATGGTGCTGCTGGCGGGTTGGCAGGTCCTGCTGTCGCGCTACTCGGGGCAGACGGACATCAGCGTGGGCTCCCCCATCGCGGGCCGCACGCGCGCGGAGGTGGAAGGTCTCATCGGCTTCTTCGTCAACACGTTGGTGCTTCGCACCCAGGTCGACGGAGAGGCGTCCTTCCGCGCGCTGCTTGCGCAGGTGCGGGAGATGGTGCTGGGTGCGTACGAGCACCAGGACGTGCCGTTCGAGAAGCTGGTGGAAGCGCTGCATCCGGAGCGCAGCCTCAGTCACACGCCGCTGTTCCAGACGCTGCTGGCGCTCCAGAACGTGCCCATCGAGGAATCCAAGCTCCCCGGGCTGGTGCTCAAGCCCATGAGCCTCGAGGGCCGGACGTCGAAGTTCGACCTGAGCGTCTTCTTCACGGAGACGCCGCAGGGGTTGAGCGGAGGCGTGGAGTACAGCACCGACCTGTTCGAAGCGGCGACGGTACGCAGGATGATGGAACACCTGCGAGTCCTGCTGGAAGGCATGGTGGCGAAGCCGGACTCCGCGGTGGGCCGGCTGCCCATGCTGACGGAGGCAGAGCGCCATCAGGTGCTGGTGACATGGAACCAGCAGCAGGCGGAGTTCGAGCGGGACGCGACGATTCCGCGGCTCTTCGAGGCGCAGGCGAAGCGCACGCCGAATGCCGTGGCTGTGGTGAGCGGCAAGCAGCGGCTGACGTACCGGGAGGTGGAGGCAAGGGCGAACCAGTTGGCGCACCGGCTGCGAAGGCTGGGAGTGGGCCCGGAGTCGCGGGTGGGCCTGTGCGTGGAGCGCACGGCCGACGTCGTGGTGGGAACGCTGGGCATCCTGAAGGCGGGCGGCGCCTACGTGCCGTTGGACCCGAGCTACCCGAAGGAGCGCCTGGGCTGGCTGCTGGAGGACGCGCAGGGCCCGGCGCTGGTGGCGCACTCGCACCTGCTGGAATCGCTGCCCGCCTTCAGTGCCCAGGCCGTGTACCTGGACCGCGAAGAGGAGTGGGCGGAGGAGTCCTGCTGCGAGCTGACGTCGGAGGTACGCCCGGAGAACGTGGCGTACCTCATCTACACGTCGGGAAGCACGGGCCGCCCGAAGGGCGTGGCGGTGACGCACCGGAACGCAGTGGCGTTCCTGGCCTGGGCGACGGAGACGTTCACGGAAGAAGAGACGAAGGCGGTGCTCGCGGCGACGAGCCTCAACTTCGACCTCTCCGTCTTCGAGGTCTTCGCTCCGTTGGTGCGAGGCGGCAGCGTGGTGGTGGTGCGCAACGCCCTGCACCTGGCGGAGGAGAAGCCGGAGGCGGAGGTGACGCTCATCAACACGGTGCCGTCCGCGATGGCGCAACTTGTGCGGCTGAACGCGGTGCCTCCGTCGGTGCAGGTCATCAACCTCGCGGGCGAAGCACTGCCGGAGACGCTGGCGAAGGCTGTGTACGCGGTGCCGACGGTGAAGAAGCTCTACAACCTGTACGGCCCGTCGGAAGACACGACGTACTCGACGTGGTCGCTGGTGGTGCGCGATGAAGTGCCGAACATTGGCCGGCCGCTGACCAACACGCGGGCGTACGTGCTGGACAGGTACCTCCAGCCCGTACCAGTGGGCGTTGCGGGTGAGTTGTTCCTGGCGGGCGAAGGCCAGGCACGGGGCTACCTGCTGAGGCCGGAGCTGACGGCGGAGAAGTTCCTGCCAGAAGTCCACGGCCCTGAAGGCGGCCGCATGTACCGCACGGGAGACCGGGTGAGGTACCGGGCGGACGGCGTGCTGGAGTACCTGGGTCGAGTGGACTTCCAGGTGAAGGTGCGAGGCTTCCGCATCGAACTGGGCGAAGTCGAGTCCGCGCTGCGTGAGCAGGAGACGGTGAAGGACGCCGTCGTGGTGGCGAAGGGGGAGGGCGCGGAGAAGCGCCTCGTGGCGTACGTGGCGCCGAAGGCCGGCACGACGCTGGAAGCGGAGGCCCTGAAGGCGAGCCTGCGTCAGCGGCTGCCGGAATACATGGTGCCCGGAGCGGTGGTGGTGCTGGAGGCGCTGCCGCTCAACTCCAACGGCAAGGTGGACCGCAAGGCCCTGCCGGAGCCGGAGGCTCAAAAGGCCGGAAGTACCTACGAAGCTCCGCGCACGGGGACGGAAGCGAAGCTGGCGGCCATCTGGGCGGAGGTGCTGCGAGTGCCGCAGGTGGGTGTGAAGGACGACTTCTTCGCGCTGGGCGGCCACTCACTGCTGGCCACGCAGGTGGTGTCGCGGGTGCGCGCGGAGACGGGCGCGGAGCTGCCGCTGCGTGCGTTGTTCGAAGCGCCCACGGTGGAAGCCCTCGCCCGCCGGCTGGAGAAGGCCGGGCGCGCGAAGGCACCGGCCCTCGTGCCCGTGTCACGGAATGCACCGCTGCCGCTGTCCTTCGCGCAGCAGCGCCTGTGGTTCATCGATCAACTGGAGCCAGGCACGGCGCTCTACAACGTACCCATCGCGGTGCGGCTGGAGGGTGACCTGGACGTGGCGGTCCTGGATCGGGCCCTCCGTGAGGTCGTGCGCCGTCACGAGTCCCTGCGCACGACGTTCGTCGCGGGCAACCCCGAGCCAGTGCAGCGGACCACGTCCGAGAGCGCCTTCACGCTGGCGGTGGATGACCTGACGTCGAACACCGCCGCGCTTCAGAAACGCGTGGAGCAGGAGGTGCTGCGGCCCTTCGAGCTGGCACACGGGCCGCTCCTCCGCGCGCTCCTGCTGAAGCTCGATGCGCGCGATCACGTGCTCGTCATCACGATGCATCACATCGTGTCGGACGGCTGGTCGCTCGGGGTGTTGGTCCGCGAGGTCGGCGCGCTCTACGCGGCGTTCGTGCAGGGCCAGCCCTCGCCGCTGGCGGAGCTGCCGGTCCAGTACGCGGACTACGCGGCGTGGCAGCGCGGCTGGTTGCAGGGCGCGATGCTCCAACGGGAGGTGGACTACTGGAAGCAGAAGCTCGCCGGTGCGCCGCCGGTGCTGGAGCTGCCGACGGACCGTCCGCGTCCCGCGGTGCGAGGAAACGCGGGAGCGACCCAGGGCTTCCTCTTGCCGCAATCGCTGACCCAGGGCTTGAGGAGCCTCGCGCAGCGCGAAGGGGCCTCGCTGTACATGGTGCTCCTGGCGGGCTGGCAGGTGCTGTTGTCGCGCTACAGCGGCCAGCAGGACATCAGCGTGGGTTCACCCATCGCGGGCCGCACGCGCTCGGAGGTGGAGGGGCTCATCGGCTTCTTCGTCAACACGCTGGTCCTGCGCACGAACCTGTCCGGAGACCCCAGCTTCCGGGACCTGCTCCAGCAGGTGCGCGAGACGGTCCTGGAGGCGCAGGAGCACCAGGAGGTTCCGTTCGAGAAGCTGGTGGAGGCGCTCCAGCCCGAGCGCAGCCGCAGCCACACTCCGCTGTTCCAGACGCTGCTGGCGCTCCAGAACGTGCCCGTCGGTGAAGCCCGGCTGCCCGGCATGACGCTCAAGCCCGTGGAGTTCGCGGGAGGAACGTCGAAGTTCGACCTGAGCGTCTTCTTCGTGGAGACCGCGGAGGGGCTGAACGGAACGCTGGAGTACAGCACCGACCTGTTCGAAGCGGCGACGGTGCACCGGATGGTGGAGCACCTGCGCGTGGTGTTGGAAGGCATTGTCGCCAGGCCGGAGACGGCAGTGGGCCGGCTGCCCATGCTGACGGAGGCGGAGCGCCAGCAGGTGCTGGTGACGTGGAACCAGCAGCAGGCGGAGTACGCGCTCGACGCGACGATTCCGCGGCTCTTCGAGGCGCAGGCGAAGCGCACGCCGGATGCAGCGGCAGTGGTGAGCGGGCAGCAGAGGCTGACGTACCGGGAGGTAGAGGCCAAGGCGAACCAACTGGCGCACCGGCTGCGCAAGCTGGGAGTGGGCCCCGAGTCCCGAGTGGGCCTGTGCGTGGAGCGCACGGCGGACGTGGTGGTGGGTACGCTGGGCATCCTGAAGGCTGGCGGCGCGTACGTGCCGTTGGACCCGAGCTACCCGAAGGAGCGACTGGGCTGGCTGCTGGAGGATGCGCAGGGCCCGGCATTGGTTGCGCATTCACACCTGCTGGAGTCGTTGCCCGCCTTCAGTGCCCAGGCCGTGTGCCTGGATACGGACGCGACGCTGGCGCTGGAGCCGACAGAGGCACCGGAGTCAGGGCTGCGTCCGGAGAACGTGGCGTACCTCATCTACACGTCGGGAAGTACGGGCCGCCCGAAGGGCGTGGCGGTGACGCACCGGAACGCGGCGGCCTTCCTGGCATGGGCAACGGAGACGTTCACGGAGGAGGAGACGAAGGCAGTGCTCGCGGCGACGAGTCTGAACTTCGACCTCTCCATCTTCGAACTCTTCGCGCCGCTGGTGCGAGGCGGCAGCGTGGTGGTGGTGCGCAACGCCCTGCATCTGGTGGAGGAGAAGCCCGCGGCAGACGTCACGCTCATCAACACGGTGCCCTCGGCGATGGCGCAGTTGGTGCGGCTGAACGCGGTGCCGCCGTCGGTGCAAGTCATCAATCTCGCGGGCGAAGCACTGCCGGAGACGCTGGCGAAGGCTGTGTACGCAGTACCGACGGTGAAGAAGCTCTACAACCTGTACGGCCCGTCGGAGGACACGACGTACTCGACGTGGTCGCTGGTGGGGCGGAACGAGGTGCCGAACATCGGCCGGCCGCTCACCAACACGCGGGCATACGTGCTGGACAGGTACCTCCAGCCCGTCCCGGTGGGCGTCGCGGGTGAGTTGTTCCTGGCGGGCGAAGGCCAGGCGCGCGGCTACCTGCTGAGGCCGGAGCTGACGGCGGAGAAGTTCCTGCCAGAAGTCCACGGCCCCGAAGGCAGCCGCATGTACCGCACGGGAGACCGGGTGAGGTACCGGGCGGACGGCGTGCTGGAGTACCTGGGCCGGGTGGACTTCCAGGTGAAGGTGCGAGGCTTCCGCATCGAGCTGGGCGAAGTGGAGTCCGCGCTGCGCCAGCAGGAGGCGGTGAAGGAAGCCGTCGTGGTGGCGAAGGGGGAGGGCGCGGAGAAGCGGCTCGTCGCGTACGTAGCGCCGAAGGCTGGCGCGACGCTGGAAGCGGAGGCCTTGAAGGCGAGCCTGCGCCAGCGGCTGCCGGAGTACATGGTGCCCGGAGCGGTGGTGGTGCTGGACGCGCTGCCGCTCAACCCCAACGGCAAGGTGGACCGCAAGGCCCTGCCAGACCTGGACATCACCACGTCCCATGCCGAGAGCTTCGTCGCGCCCCGCGATGCGCTGGAATCCCAGCTCGTGGCGGTGTGGGAAGAGGTCCTGGGCGTGAAGCCCATCGGGGTGCGCACCAGCTTCTTCGCGCTGGGAGGCCACTCGCTCCTCGCGGTCCGCTTGATGGCCGCGCTGCGCGAACAACTGGGCCGCGATGTGCCCCTGGCCGCGCTCTTCCAGCACCCCACCGTGGAGGAGCTGGCGAGGCTGCTGCGTGCCGAGACGGAGACGTGGTCGCCGCTCGTCCCGCTGGAGAAGGGCGACGCGGGCCGCCGGCCCCTGTTCCTCGTCCACCCGGGTGGCGGCAACGTGCTCGCCTACCCGGAACTGGCGCGCCTCCTGGGACCCCACCAGCCTGTCTTCGGCATCCAGGCCCGCGGCCTCCAGGCCGGCCATGTCGTGGTGGAGACCGTGGAGGAGATGGCCACCCTGTACGTGGACGCCATCCGCGCGGCGCAGCCGGAAGGGCCGTACCTCCTCGCGGGCTGGTCGCTCGGCGGCGTCATCGCCTTCGAGATGGCCCGCCAACTGCGCGCTCAGGGCCAGGCCATGGGGCTGCTGGCGCTGGTGGACGCCTTCGTCCCCGGCGTGGGCGCGCCTCCGGGTGACGCCCCCAGCAAGGACCCTGACGCCAGCACGCGCGTCGCCTTCGCCCGGACGGTCGCCCAGGCCTTCTCCCTGACCCTGCCCGTGTCCGACGAGGCCCTGGAGCGCATGGAGGACGAAGCCATGCTGGGGACGCTCCTCGCCGTGGGCGTCCAGGCCGGACTCCTGGAGGAAGCGACGGGCCGCGAGCAATTGCGCGCCCTGTTCCGCGTGTATCAGGCCAACCTGCGCGCCATGGACCGCTACGCCCCCAGCCCCTACGACGGGCCGGCCCTGCTGCTCGCCGCCACCGAAGCCACCCCCACCCCCGGGGTGCCCCGCCACCGCGGCTGGGAGCCCTTCGTCCGGGGGGGACTGGACGTGAGGGACGTCCCTGGGGGACACCATCAACTCATGCAGGAGCCGTACGTGCGGCACGTGGCCACGCTGTTGCGCGAGGCCCTGGAGGACAAGTCATGACCACTGAAACATCCGCGACACCTGGCGGGGGCTCACCGTGGCCCAACCGCATCATCCTGGCCATCTGGTTCGTGTGCTTCTCCGTGGGCTCACTGATCCACATCTTCGTCGTGTCGAAGTACGGCCTCTTCGCGAATGATCCGGCGGACCCGCTGCCCACGCCGTTCGTCGTCGTGAACGAGCTCTTCACGGTGCTCAACCCCCTCACCATCGTGCTGCTCATCTTCAAGCGGCGGGCGGGCATCCTCTCCGCGCTGGGCGTGGTGGCGCTCGTCTATGCCCTCAACCTGGCCCTGATGGTGTGGTTCTGGACCGCGAAGCAGCACCTCCACGTCGCGTGGCTGTACCTCAACGGCTCCATGGGCGTGTTCATGGCCCTGACCGCGAAGCGCCTGTGGCGGGCCGCCCCGGAGGCGAAGGCTCTCCCACCCGCGACCACCCCGAGCCCGACCTAGCCCCACCGGGCCCCTGGTCCCCCGACTGCCCGCCAGCCGGCCCCGGGGGAGGCGTCCCCGAGGAGAAACCCCCGGTCCGGACGCGCATCCTTGAGAAAGGACGGGGCGGTCGCTATAAGCCCCGACCCACTACAACGCTGGACCTCCCTCCCATCCTGGGCGGGGGCAAGGCGCACTGGAGAGAAGCCATGAAGCCCGACATGCACCCGGTCTATCCGCCCTCCCGCATCACCTGCGCGTGCGGCAACGTCGTCGAGACCAAGTCCACCCGCGGCTCGTTCAGCGTGGAAGTCTGCTCGAACTGCCACCCGTTCTTCACCGGCAAGTACAAGCTGCTGGACACGGCCGGCCGCATCGACCGCTTCAAGAAGAAGTACGCGAACAACGCGCCGGCCGCCAAGAAGGGCGCCAAGGCCGCCGAGCCCGAGAAGGCGTAGTCCTTCGGCTCGACAGCATCCGTCGTACCCCACGAGCAGGGTCGTGGAGGGCCTCGAAAGACAGAGGCGCTCCCGCCCTGCTCGCGGTGTTTCAGCGCCACGCGCGCGTCAAATTTTCGCGCGCGTTTTCGGTGCTACAGCCAATTACAGGCCAGAAATTCGACGTAGCAGCCAACTGACCGCACAGTCCGCCGCGTCCCAGAAACGTCTGTCCCAAAGACGGAGGCGTGATGTTCGCGGAAGCTGCTGCCCCTGCCCTGAAGATTGTCCGACGCTCCCAGAACGACAGCGTCTTCGCGAAGCGCGGGGAGGCCTACACGCTGATGCAGGGCGACAGCCTGGAGCTGATGGCCCAGCTGCCCGAGCAGTCCTTCGACCTCATCTTCGCGGACCCGCCGTACTTCCTCTCCAACGGCGGCACCACCTGCAAGAATGGCAAGCGCGTCTCCGTGGCGAAGGGCCAGTGGGACGTGTCCCGCGGAGTGGAAGAGGACCACGCCTTCACCACCAAGTGGCTCGCCGCCTGCCAGCGCCTG
The sequence above is drawn from the Corallococcus sp. NCRR genome and encodes:
- the rpmE gene encoding 50S ribosomal protein L31, with protein sequence MKPDMHPVYPPSRITCACGNVVETKSTRGSFSVEVCSNCHPFFTGKYKLLDTAGRIDRFKKKYANNAPAAKKGAKAAEPEKA